The following proteins are co-located in the Flammeovirga kamogawensis genome:
- a CDS encoding glycosyltransferase family 2 protein: MKVSVITAVYNSINYLDKYLDSIIKQTYDNIEIICVDDGSTDGSVEYLLEQAKIHPNLKVISQNHKGVLDARKLALKNATGSYFSVVDSDDFLAFDAIEKAIDLIKKNNLDAALYTLVYHYSDQKKNSQLPILSHNFISGKDALKHSLDWSISFIGVYKLNKNNTSSPYVANHLHSDEVNARYLFLSIDKVMICSGIYYYHQSDTSETRKTITSNQLGLFTAQRATKKLLLNNNLYSTDAITIFECYSISSFINILREYTRHKKYLDSTEILLFERELLSFKNFVSIKALILNWRYIQLKRVKLILLFLLPIQLQKFLLKFI; the protein is encoded by the coding sequence ATGAAAGTTAGTGTTATTACTGCTGTTTATAATTCAATCAATTATTTAGATAAATATTTAGATAGCATAATTAAACAGACTTATGATAATATTGAGATTATATGTGTAGATGATGGTTCTACAGATGGTAGTGTTGAATATCTATTAGAGCAGGCCAAAATACACCCAAATTTAAAAGTTATATCTCAAAATCATAAAGGGGTTTTAGATGCAAGAAAATTAGCTCTAAAAAATGCAACAGGAAGTTATTTTTCAGTTGTAGACAGTGATGATTTTCTTGCTTTTGATGCAATTGAAAAAGCAATTGATTTAATTAAAAAAAATAATCTTGATGCTGCACTTTATACTTTAGTATATCATTATTCTGATCAAAAGAAAAACTCCCAATTACCAATATTATCTCATAATTTTATTAGTGGTAAAGATGCTTTAAAACACAGTTTAGATTGGTCAATATCATTTATTGGTGTTTATAAGTTGAATAAAAATAATACATCTTCACCCTACGTCGCCAATCACTTACATTCTGATGAAGTTAATGCTAGATACTTATTCTTATCAATAGATAAAGTAATGATTTGTTCCGGCATCTATTATTACCATCAATCTGATACTTCAGAAACTAGAAAAACAATAACAAGTAATCAACTTGGTTTATTCACTGCACAACGTGCCACTAAAAAATTACTTTTAAATAACAACCTATATTCTACAGATGCAATAACAATTTTTGAATGTTATTCTATATCAAGTTTTATTAATATTCTAAGAGAATATACTAGACATAAAAAGTATTTAGATAGTACAGAAATTCTACTATTCGAACGTGAATTATTGAGTTTTAAAAACTTTGTTTCAATTAAAGCTTTAATTCTAAACTGGAGATATATTCAATTAAAAAGAGTAAAATTAATACTACTATTTCTATTACCTATTCAACTACAGAAATTTCTTTTAAAATTTATTTAA
- the hemA gene encoding glutamyl-tRNA reductase: MKDFKEVRLSYKNTPIDVRGKFSLTQQECEELLKDYQSDDRINELLFVSTCNRTEAFYVSDEDMSVDIIQKISNKKGVDIKEAVKYFESDCDPLQVQNHLFRVALGLEAQVVGDIQISNQVKRAYQWTADNNMAGQYLHRLMHTIFSANKRVQIETEFRDGAASVSYAAVEMIDELTLDITDPKVLVVGLGEIGTDAVRNLQNTDISDVTIMNRTLSVAEELAEDTGYKIRGFEELWHAAKEADVIISSLPIADYFNVENVKDLDILAFKCFLDLSVPRSVAEEVDKIPGVLVYTVDDINARADKALERRLNAIPKVEAIINDSLVEFNKRSKEMEYSPIIKGLKNALECIREKEVLKYQDQLSTKEQKQVDKITKNLLNKIMKVPVLQLKASASVDKKEGEKMGQMISELFNIDIEK, from the coding sequence ATGAAAGATTTCAAAGAAGTAAGATTATCATATAAGAATACACCAATAGATGTCCGTGGTAAGTTTTCATTAACTCAACAAGAATGTGAAGAGTTGTTGAAAGATTATCAATCGGATGATCGTATTAATGAATTATTATTTGTCTCTACATGTAATAGAACAGAAGCATTTTATGTATCTGATGAAGACATGTCTGTTGATATTATTCAAAAAATAAGTAATAAGAAAGGTGTTGATATCAAAGAAGCTGTAAAGTACTTTGAGTCTGATTGTGATCCTCTTCAAGTACAGAATCATTTATTCCGTGTAGCTTTAGGATTGGAAGCTCAAGTAGTAGGTGATATTCAAATTTCAAATCAAGTAAAAAGAGCTTATCAATGGACGGCCGATAACAATATGGCTGGTCAGTATTTACACCGTTTAATGCATACAATTTTTAGTGCAAATAAACGTGTTCAAATCGAAACTGAATTTAGAGATGGGGCTGCTTCTGTTTCTTATGCGGCAGTAGAAATGATTGATGAGCTGACACTTGATATAACTGATCCGAAGGTATTAGTTGTTGGATTAGGAGAAATCGGAACAGATGCTGTAAGAAATCTTCAGAATACAGATATTTCTGATGTAACTATAATGAATAGAACATTAAGCGTTGCAGAAGAATTAGCCGAAGATACAGGTTATAAGATTCGTGGATTTGAGGAGTTATGGCATGCTGCAAAAGAGGCCGATGTAATCATATCATCTTTACCTATTGCTGATTACTTTAATGTAGAAAATGTAAAGGATTTAGATATTCTTGCTTTTAAATGTTTCTTAGATTTATCTGTACCTAGATCTGTTGCAGAAGAGGTTGATAAAATACCGGGTGTTTTAGTTTATACAGTAGATGATATTAATGCTAGGGCTGATAAAGCATTAGAGCGTAGACTAAATGCTATACCTAAGGTAGAAGCTATAATTAATGATTCTTTAGTGGAGTTTAATAAACGATCTAAAGAAATGGAGTACTCTCCTATCATTAAAGGTTTAAAGAATGCTTTAGAGTGTATTAGAGAAAAAGAAGTTTTAAAATATCAAGATCAACTTAGTACAAAAGAACAAAAACAGGTTGATAAGATTACAAAAAACTTATTAAATAAGATAATGAAAGTTCCTGTTCTTCAATTAAAAGCATCAGCAAGTGTTGATAAAAAAGAAGGAGAAAAGATGGGGCAAATGATTTCTGAGTTATTTAATATTGATATAGAAAAATAG
- the tsaD gene encoding tRNA (adenosine(37)-N6)-threonylcarbamoyltransferase complex transferase subunit TsaD: protein MSGIILAIESSCDETSASVVKNGTVLSNIVSTQEVHQKYGGVVPELASRAHQKNILPVVSEALKDAGINKTDLDAVAFTKGPGLLGALLVGTSFAKGMAMALDIPLIGVNHMQAHILAHFIENPKPKFPFLCLTVSGGHTQLVVVKSPLDMEVIGETIDDAVGEAFDKTAKIMGLDYPGGPLIDKFAKDGDPLKFKFPNVNIPDYNFSFSGIKTAFLNFLRKETQKDADFIEKNKADLCASIQYTLIRILMKKLTKAANELNIKEIGIAGGVSANSGLRNTLKEEGNKMGWNVFIPEFEHCTDNAAMIAMAAHYQYEGKDFEKLSTSPNPRLKFTGSR, encoded by the coding sequence ATGAGTGGAATAATCCTAGCTATAGAATCATCTTGTGATGAAACATCAGCATCAGTAGTTAAAAATGGTACTGTTTTAAGTAATATAGTTTCTACACAAGAAGTACACCAAAAATATGGAGGTGTAGTTCCTGAATTAGCTTCTAGGGCACATCAAAAAAATATTTTACCTGTAGTTAGTGAAGCTTTAAAAGATGCAGGAATAAATAAGACTGATCTTGATGCAGTTGCTTTTACTAAAGGGCCCGGACTTTTAGGTGCTTTGTTGGTAGGAACATCTTTTGCAAAAGGTATGGCAATGGCACTAGATATCCCTCTTATTGGAGTAAACCATATGCAAGCTCATATTCTTGCTCACTTTATTGAAAACCCTAAACCAAAATTTCCATTTTTATGCTTAACTGTAAGTGGAGGACATACACAATTAGTTGTTGTAAAATCACCTCTTGATATGGAAGTTATTGGCGAAACAATTGATGATGCCGTTGGTGAAGCATTTGATAAAACGGCTAAAATTATGGGATTAGATTATCCTGGAGGACCACTCATAGATAAGTTTGCTAAAGATGGAGACCCGTTAAAGTTTAAGTTTCCTAACGTCAATATACCTGATTATAATTTTTCTTTTAGTGGTATAAAAACTGCTTTTTTAAATTTTCTTAGAAAAGAAACACAAAAAGATGCTGATTTTATAGAAAAAAATAAAGCTGATTTATGTGCGAGTATTCAATATACCTTGATTCGTATTTTAATGAAAAAGCTTACTAAAGCTGCAAATGAATTAAATATTAAAGAAATTGGTATTGCAGGAGGAGTTTCTGCAAACTCTGGCTTAAGAAATACGTTAAAAGAAGAAGGTAATAAAATGGGATGGAATGTGTTTATTCCAGAATTTGAACATTGTACAGATAACGCTGCAATGATTGCAATGGCTGCACATTACCAATATGAAGGTAAAGATTTTGAAAAACTTTCAACTTCACCAAATCCTCGTTTAAAATTTACTGGGTCAAGATAA
- the lgt gene encoding prolipoprotein diacylglyceryl transferase, which translates to MESILAFIHWDVNPEILPGILPVRWYGLLFSLGFFIGTWIMAKIFVNENRPESDADAILIYMVVATIIGARLGHVLFYQPDYYLQHPLEVLQIWKGGLASHGGAIGIIIALYLYSSKRPDQPWLWILDRIVIPVALAGCFIRFGNLMNSEIIGRPTDVPWAFIFERAYVADPMTPRHPAQLYESITYLIIFFILGAIYKKQGPKLPQGKLFGLFLILVFGMRFVWEFFKEDQVAFEATMEFNMGQWLSIPAVLGGLFFFIRSYGKAGTPPPFPEINPNEDKLKK; encoded by the coding sequence ATGGAATCAATACTAGCATTTATACATTGGGACGTCAACCCAGAAATACTTCCAGGAATACTTCCTGTAAGATGGTATGGTTTACTTTTTTCATTAGGATTTTTTATTGGTACATGGATTATGGCCAAAATCTTTGTGAATGAAAACCGTCCAGAATCTGACGCAGATGCCATTTTAATTTATATGGTTGTTGCCACAATTATTGGAGCACGACTAGGGCATGTTTTGTTTTATCAACCTGATTATTATTTACAACACCCACTTGAAGTTCTTCAAATTTGGAAAGGGGGATTAGCTAGTCATGGAGGTGCCATTGGTATTATCATCGCTCTGTATCTATATAGTAGTAAAAGACCCGACCAACCTTGGTTATGGATTCTAGATCGTATTGTAATACCTGTTGCTTTAGCTGGTTGCTTTATACGTTTTGGTAATCTAATGAATTCAGAGATCATAGGTAGACCTACTGATGTACCTTGGGCCTTTATTTTTGAACGTGCTTATGTTGCAGACCCAATGACGCCACGTCATCCTGCTCAATTATATGAATCTATCACATATCTTATTATATTCTTTATTTTAGGAGCTATCTATAAGAAACAAGGTCCAAAATTACCTCAAGGGAAATTATTTGGCCTATTTTTAATTTTAGTTTTCGGAATGCGCTTTGTTTGGGAATTCTTTAAAGAAGATCAAGTTGCATTTGAAGCAACTATGGAATTCAATATGGGACAATGGTTAAGTATTCCTGCAGTATTAGGTGGGCTCTTCTTCTTTATTAGGTCATATGGAAAGGCAGGTACACCACCTCCATTCCCTGAAATTAACCCTAATGAAGATAAACTAAAGAAATAA
- a CDS encoding AMP-binding protein, whose protein sequence is MYLHIAEKEFKINDLRNGNFQMYGEEHIDNVLIFCFEWLNGKEEFTMQSSGSTGNPKTIVIKRNQMEASAKATAKVLGLKENDNSLICINTEYIGGRMMLVRALEFNLNTWIISPSSHPLSKVPTTITFDFIAMVPLQVQSSIENELSQLQKVKKIIIGGAPISNFLKEQIILVLKATAVYMTYGMTETVSHIALKKICENSDNLYHTIDGVSINVDERNCLNIIAPMSDYQKVQTNDVVKLISTTSFEWLGRVDNIINSGGVKIQAEKIESNAIKILSDMGYSSVSIFVGGIPHSLLGEQAILFIEGISLTTDDQNTLLQNLSKKVGKFEVPKQIISIGSFIKTDTMKIKRKETINNYLASQ, encoded by the coding sequence ATGTATTTACACATCGCCGAAAAGGAATTCAAAATCAATGATCTACGTAATGGAAATTTCCAAATGTATGGAGAGGAACACATTGATAACGTACTAATTTTTTGTTTTGAATGGTTAAATGGCAAAGAAGAATTTACCATGCAATCATCAGGTTCTACTGGAAATCCTAAAACTATAGTTATAAAAAGAAACCAGATGGAAGCTAGTGCTAAAGCAACTGCAAAAGTTTTAGGTTTAAAAGAAAACGACAACTCATTAATATGTATAAATACTGAATATATTGGTGGTAGAATGATGCTTGTAAGAGCTCTAGAATTTAATTTAAATACATGGATTATTTCTCCTTCTTCTCACCCATTAAGTAAGGTTCCTACCACTATAACATTTGATTTTATTGCTATGGTTCCTTTACAGGTTCAATCATCAATTGAAAATGAATTAAGTCAACTACAAAAGGTTAAAAAAATTATTATTGGTGGAGCACCTATTAGTAATTTCTTAAAAGAACAGATAATACTTGTATTAAAAGCTACTGCTGTATATATGACATATGGTATGACTGAAACTGTATCACATATTGCTTTAAAAAAAATATGTGAGAATTCTGATAACTTATACCATACAATTGATGGAGTTTCAATCAATGTAGACGAACGTAATTGTCTAAACATAATTGCTCCAATGTCTGACTATCAAAAAGTACAAACTAATGACGTTGTAAAATTGATCAGCACAACCTCTTTTGAATGGTTAGGAAGAGTGGATAATATTATTAATTCTGGAGGAGTTAAAATACAAGCAGAAAAAATTGAGTCGAATGCTATAAAAATATTATCCGATATGGGATATTCATCTGTTAGTATATTTGTAGGTGGCATTCCTCATTCCTTATTAGGTGAACAAGCAATATTATTTATAGAAGGAATTAGCTTAACTACTGATGATCAAAACACACTTCTTCAAAATCTCTCTAAAAAAGTAGGAAAATTTGAGGTGCCAAAACAGATTATTTCAATTGGTAGTTTTATCAAAACAGATACTATGAAAATTAAAAGAAAAGAAACTATCAATAACTATTTAGCATCGCAATAA
- a CDS encoding DUF3179 domain-containing (seleno)protein, translated as MKRIISFSVLVFGFVLQSHAQVSRVGVKENWSTDLSRTTISLYEFEALTPRSAFQSIDNPRFYNEETSKEYYDANENVVVVSAGREYKAYPLEFLIFHQVINDRIGGVPIAVTYCPFTDAVIVYERRFTHRGVQRELLLKPSGMIRKSNIVLYDQQTESWWQQYNGTAKVGHFLGTELKQVCSLRMTMKDFYENCKYGLVIKDNVKDELLPYGINPYYKYDNVLTEKPLYLNYMPSEKLMPMETVLLVDLRGNNIIYPLEDLQQRKVLNDLPMDMYVVVFYEANSTSMLGGREIKTNDKQGSMAAYSSFHDGRLLTFSSEGNHFIDEQTKSIWNFNGLCIDGSLKGQQLKQLMSKQSFAFVALDFYRNSLIYNINW; from the coding sequence ATGAAGAGAATAATCAGTTTCTCGGTGTTGGTATTTGGATTTGTACTTCAAAGTCATGCACAAGTAAGTAGAGTTGGAGTAAAAGAAAATTGGAGTACTGATTTAAGCAGAACAACAATTTCACTTTATGAGTTTGAAGCCTTAACACCTAGGTCAGCTTTTCAAAGTATAGATAATCCTCGTTTTTATAACGAAGAAACGTCAAAAGAATATTATGACGCTAATGAAAATGTTGTTGTTGTTAGTGCAGGAAGAGAATACAAAGCATATCCACTCGAATTTCTAATATTTCATCAAGTTATAAATGATCGAATAGGAGGTGTGCCCATTGCAGTAACATATTGTCCCTTTACAGATGCTGTAATTGTTTACGAACGCCGTTTTACTCATAGAGGTGTGCAAAGAGAATTATTACTTAAACCATCAGGAATGATTAGAAAGAGTAATATTGTTCTTTATGATCAGCAAACAGAATCTTGGTGGCAACAGTATAATGGTACTGCTAAAGTAGGGCATTTTTTAGGTACTGAATTAAAGCAAGTGTGTTCTCTTAGAATGACAATGAAAGATTTTTATGAGAACTGTAAATATGGTTTGGTAATTAAGGATAATGTAAAAGATGAACTTCTTCCATATGGTATAAACCCTTATTATAAATATGATAATGTTTTAACGGAAAAACCTCTTTACTTAAATTATATGCCGAGTGAAAAGCTAATGCCAATGGAAACGGTTTTATTAGTGGATTTACGCGGAAATAATATTATTTACCCATTAGAAGATTTACAGCAACGTAAAGTATTGAATGATTTACCTATGGATATGTATGTTGTTGTCTTTTATGAAGCTAATTCAACATCGATGCTAGGAGGTAGAGAAATAAAGACAAATGACAAACAAGGCTCAATGGCAGCTTATTCATCATTTCATGATGGAAGATTGTTGACATTTTCTTCTGAAGGAAATCATTTTATAGATGAACAAACAAAATCAATATGGAATTTCAATGGACTTTGCATTGATGGTTCATTAAAAGGTCAGCAGTTAAAACAGTTAATGTCAAAGCAAAGTTTTGCTTTTGTAGCCTTAGATTTTTATCGTAACAGTTTGATTTATAATATTAATTGGTAA
- a CDS encoding tetratricopeptide repeat protein translates to MKENTAEVDNLFIQLKDATDKDTILDIENSILQLWQKTDDPFLNDIIALGVEQMSNERYKDAIATFSHALIFNQKCAEIFNKRAISYYMRGEFNNAIKDLKKVLELEPRHFAAMSGLSTIYKELKLEKHTLAMLHRLLLIVPNKEGLTSQARSLRKKIKSN, encoded by the coding sequence ATGAAAGAAAACACTGCAGAAGTGGACAATCTTTTTATTCAATTAAAAGATGCCACTGATAAAGATACGATATTAGATATAGAAAATTCAATATTACAGTTATGGCAAAAAACTGATGATCCATTTTTAAATGACATCATTGCCCTAGGTGTTGAACAAATGTCTAACGAAAGGTACAAAGATGCTATTGCAACTTTTTCTCATGCCTTAATTTTTAACCAAAAATGTGCGGAGATTTTTAATAAAAGAGCAATCTCTTATTACATGCGTGGAGAGTTTAATAATGCCATCAAAGATCTTAAAAAGGTTCTTGAATTAGAACCTAGGCATTTTGCTGCCATGTCTGGCCTTTCTACAATTTATAAAGAATTGAAATTAGAAAAGCATACATTAGCAATGTTACACAGGTTATTATTGATTGTTCCTAATAAGGAAGGGTTAACGTCTCAGGCTAGAAGTTTAAGAAAAAAGATTAAGAGTAATTAA
- a CDS encoding tellurite resistance TerB family protein, which produces MSLHLNTEELYKKYNASNQIELSRLHFQTLFTYFPCLLIVASDGIVDEEEWVFVKYLSKFMAEGYKSSLTRSELENLQKVYFNELEYLIKTLDQWKDPFLDTLSHYLEENDDEKEDILDILTLFAEASEGINDDEEKAIAEISERLKLEE; this is translated from the coding sequence ATGAGTTTGCATCTTAATACAGAAGAACTTTATAAAAAATATAACGCCTCCAATCAGATTGAATTATCGCGTTTACATTTTCAAACTTTATTTACCTATTTCCCTTGTTTGCTAATTGTTGCTTCTGATGGTATTGTAGATGAAGAAGAATGGGTTTTTGTAAAATACTTATCAAAATTTATGGCTGAAGGCTATAAAAGTTCTTTAACTAGATCTGAGTTAGAAAATTTACAAAAAGTATATTTTAACGAGTTAGAATATTTAATAAAAACACTTGATCAGTGGAAAGACCCTTTTTTAGATACTTTGTCTCATTATTTAGAAGAAAATGACGATGAAAAAGAAGATATACTCGATATCCTAACATTGTTTGCGGAAGCTTCTGAGGGAATAAATGATGATGAAGAGAAAGCAATTGCAGAAATATCTGAACGTCTAAAATTAGAGGAATAG
- a CDS encoding RNA-binding S4 domain-containing protein, which produces MRIDKYLWCVRVFKTRSLATDACKKEEVLLNGKVPKPSQKVTEGDVIDVRKAPIWRKYKVLNVIDKRVGAPLVEENLEEITTKEELDKLNEYIEEKRFYLK; this is translated from the coding sequence ATGAGAATAGATAAATATTTATGGTGTGTTAGAGTTTTTAAAACAAGATCTCTTGCCACAGACGCTTGCAAAAAAGAAGAAGTTCTTTTAAATGGAAAAGTACCGAAACCTTCTCAGAAAGTGACTGAAGGAGATGTTATTGATGTCAGAAAGGCACCAATTTGGAGAAAATACAAAGTACTTAATGTGATTGATAAACGTGTTGGAGCACCTCTTGTAGAAGAAAATTTAGAAGAGATTACAACAAAAGAAGAACTCGACAAGCTAAATGAATATATAGAAGAAAAAAGATTCTATTTAAAATAA
- a CDS encoding M28 family metallopeptidase — translation MRIVQTFVLLFIVLISISNSTVNAQISVQTTKYIIDSLSSDILKGRLAGSEGEHIATDFISNEFKKLGLTPAGDNGTYFQVLTKYSKIVKKNTLSLNKLPTNESDFFVDTNAETIYSKKIKEVNIKEIPEGDSFKDFRKQLLSSDELTLVWVKSKDHLIALSQFIATEIRKPYQESIDSPQRIIWVKDNPTVRSKFKKVLIDFSQEVDKVEMRNVMAKLKGATEQTVMISAHHDHLGILKPIQGDSIANGADDNASGVSAVIQIASYFAKRKNINKRTLLFTTFTAEELGLVGSTYMASKMTEEELKNIVAMINIEMIGKPSVKGKRKAYLTGYNKSSLGKIMADNVFANKKLRFKFFADPYDDLNLFMRSDNAPFAANGVPAHTVSSTDIDFDSFYHTVNDEPSTINYNNVVEVTKGIIVGIEPIVKGRQTPNRIR, via the coding sequence ATGAGAATAGTACAAACTTTCGTATTGCTTTTTATTGTTTTGATAAGCATTTCTAATTCTACAGTAAATGCACAAATATCTGTTCAAACAACAAAATATATAATAGATTCTCTTTCAAGTGATATTTTAAAAGGTCGCTTGGCAGGGAGTGAAGGGGAACATATTGCTACAGATTTTATTAGTAATGAATTTAAAAAATTAGGATTAACACCCGCAGGAGATAATGGAACATATTTTCAAGTACTCACGAAGTATTCTAAAATTGTAAAAAAGAATACATTGTCTTTAAATAAATTACCAACTAATGAAAGCGATTTTTTTGTAGATACAAATGCAGAAACCATCTATTCAAAGAAAATTAAAGAGGTGAATATAAAAGAAATTCCTGAGGGAGACTCATTTAAAGATTTTAGAAAACAACTTCTATCTTCAGACGAACTGACATTAGTATGGGTGAAATCTAAAGACCATTTAATTGCATTGTCTCAGTTTATAGCAACTGAAATTAGAAAACCTTACCAAGAAAGTATTGATTCTCCTCAAAGAATTATTTGGGTGAAAGATAATCCAACCGTAAGAAGTAAATTTAAAAAAGTACTCATTGATTTTTCTCAAGAAGTTGATAAGGTTGAAATGAGAAATGTTATGGCGAAGTTGAAAGGTGCTACAGAACAAACTGTAATGATTTCTGCTCACCATGATCATTTAGGAATTTTAAAACCTATACAAGGCGATTCTATAGCTAATGGAGCAGATGATAATGCATCTGGAGTATCTGCTGTAATTCAGATTGCCTCATACTTTGCAAAAAGAAAAAATATTAATAAAAGAACTTTACTCTTCACAACTTTTACTGCAGAGGAGCTTGGTTTAGTAGGTTCTACTTATATGGCTAGTAAAATGACAGAGGAAGAACTAAAGAATATTGTTGCAATGATTAATATTGAAATGATAGGTAAACCTTCTGTTAAAGGAAAAAGAAAAGCTTACTTAACGGGTTACAATAAGTCATCATTAGGAAAAATAATGGCTGATAATGTTTTTGCAAATAAGAAATTAAGATTTAAGTTTTTTGCTGATCCTTATGATGATCTTAATCTTTTTATGCGTTCTGATAATGCACCTTTTGCAGCTAATGGTGTTCCAGCACATACAGTTTCTTCAACAGATATAGATTTTGATTCTTTTTACCATACCGTTAATGATGAACCGTCAACAATTAACTATAATAATGTTGTTGAGGTAACAAAAGGTATTATTGTTGGTATCGAGCCAATTGTAAAAGGTAGACAGACACCAAATAGAATAAGATAA
- a CDS encoding toxin-antitoxin system YwqK family antitoxin gives MNTKIKTLKYTFLISLFTIFSLSAYAQTKNRTLIKTFYDDWAGIVAEEFYVIDGDSNRIDGEYKRYFPGSDNLIVKSNYKDGELNGVFQEFFENGQVHFMTHYKNGIQNGKYTSFYVEGMKKTEAHFRNDVMVGTMKKYYQSGAIQLEHNTKANMWTEYYPSGIVMSKSQMLGEKRNGITEVFDEAGNLVQKGNYLEGLIDGSYRTYYASNGKIKKESLFVNGVLEGESKEYFEDGTLQLLIPFQHNLEHGIRKEYYRNSKLMSEVKMIEGKNTGNYKNYYESGQLKAEMITALSKDQKGVFREYNESGTLLKEGHMQSGKMHGITKVFYDNGNLKEYFNYQKGAKKGEQKTFFTDGKSVEVLEVYAKNPSDYTYKAFFDTEVIKEEGQYTKKLKTGTWKTYYSDGKVKSKKQFTNGFEEGDAFIYNHEGVVLTKERYRKGRLVGIKIEYFEDGKTVLKETPYDKGYIYGVVKQYYNNGQLRASGKQYKNKKLNSWKYFDKNGVLEREEIYEKGTLLEVKYPN, from the coding sequence ATGAATACAAAAATTAAGACACTCAAATATACATTTCTAATTAGTCTATTTACTATTTTTTCTTTATCAGCTTATGCTCAAACAAAAAATAGAACATTAATCAAAACATTTTATGATGATTGGGCAGGGATTGTAGCCGAAGAATTTTATGTTATTGATGGTGATTCAAATAGAATTGATGGTGAATATAAAAGATACTTTCCCGGCAGTGATAATTTAATTGTAAAATCAAATTATAAGGATGGAGAGTTAAATGGAGTATTTCAAGAATTCTTTGAAAATGGACAGGTTCATTTTATGACACATTATAAAAATGGAATTCAAAATGGCAAATACACTTCATTTTATGTAGAGGGAATGAAAAAAACCGAAGCACATTTTAGAAATGATGTAATGGTGGGTACTATGAAAAAGTATTATCAATCAGGGGCAATTCAGCTAGAACATAATACAAAAGCCAATATGTGGACAGAATATTATCCGTCTGGGATTGTAATGTCTAAATCACAAATGTTAGGTGAAAAACGTAATGGGATAACAGAAGTATTTGATGAAGCTGGAAATCTTGTTCAAAAAGGTAATTATTTAGAGGGGTTAATTGATGGAAGTTATAGAACTTATTATGCATCAAATGGTAAAATAAAAAAAGAAAGCTTATTTGTAAATGGAGTTTTAGAAGGTGAATCAAAAGAATATTTCGAAGATGGAACTTTACAGCTTTTAATACCTTTTCAACATAACCTTGAACATGGAATAAGAAAAGAGTATTATAGAAATTCCAAATTGATGTCTGAAGTAAAAATGATTGAAGGTAAAAATACTGGAAATTATAAAAACTATTACGAATCAGGCCAATTAAAAGCTGAAATGATTACGGCTTTGAGTAAAGATCAAAAAGGTGTTTTTAGAGAGTATAATGAAAGTGGAACACTCTTAAAAGAAGGGCATATGCAATCTGGTAAAATGCATGGTATTACTAAAGTATTTTACGATAATGGTAATCTAAAAGAGTATTTTAATTATCAAAAAGGGGCTAAGAAAGGAGAACAAAAAACATTTTTCACTGACGGTAAATCAGTAGAGGTTTTAGAAGTTTATGCAAAAAATCCATCAGATTATACATATAAAGCATTTTTTGATACTGAAGTTATAAAAGAAGAAGGTCAGTATACAAAAAAGTTAAAAACAGGAACTTGGAAAACGTATTACTCAGATGGTAAAGTTAAATCTAAAAAGCAATTTACTAATGGGTTTGAAGAGGGAGATGCTTTTATTTATAATCACGAAGGAGTTGTATTAACAAAAGAACGTTATAGAAAAGGACGTCTTGTTGGGATAAAAATAGAATATTTTGAGGATGGAAAAACAGTTTTGAAAGAAACACCGTACGATAAAGGCTATATTTATGGAGTTGTAAAACAATATTACAATAATGGTCAATTAAGAGCGTCAGGAAAACAATACAAAAACAAGAAGTTAAACTCTTGGAAATATTTTGATAAAAATGGGGTATTGGAAAGAGAAGAAATTTATGAAAAAGGCACTCTATTAGAAGTTAAGTATCCAAATTAA